Proteins from one Bombus pyrosoma isolate SC7728 linkage group LG16, ASM1482585v1, whole genome shotgun sequence genomic window:
- the LOC122576274 gene encoding glycine-rich cell wall structural protein, with the protein MRAFMIVMLAASAMARPEAGYSYSQPSSSYGAPGGGTTGIGGGLGGGHGGGLGGGLGGGLGGGLGGGLGGGLGGGLGGGLGGGFGGGFGGGIGGGGGGGFGGGFGGGIGGGAGGGGGGGFGGGSLIQKHIYVHVPPPEAPEDRPARPILPPAPPQKHYKIIFIKAPTPPTPTAPVIPALPQQDEQKTLIYVLVKKPEEAPEITLPTIAPTQPSKPEVYFIKYKTQKEVTSGGGGGGGGGIGGGIGGGIGGGIGGGIGGGIGGGIGGGIGGGIGGGIGGGVGGGLDGHGGSGPSGPSTSYGTPGASGPY; encoded by the exons ATGAGGGCATTCATG ATCGTGATGCTCGCCGCTTCGGCGATGGCGCGGCCAGAAGCAGGTTATTCTTACTCTCAGCCTAGCTCCAGTTACGGAGCACCGGGAGGTGGAACCACCGGAATAGGTGGTGGACTCGGTGGCGGACATGGAGGAGGACTTGGCGGAGGACTTGGCGGAGGACTTGGCGGAGGACTTGGCGGTGGACTTGGCGGTGGACTCGGCGGTGGACTCGGCGGTGGACTCGGCGGTGGATTCGGTGGAGGCTTCGGTGGTGGCATCGGAggcggtggcggcggtggCTTCGGTGGTGGCTTCGGTGGTGGAATCGGTGGAGGAGCCGGCGGAGGTGGCGGTGGTGGATTCGGAGGTGGTTCTCTCATCCAGAAACACATCTACGTACACGTACCACCACCAGAAGCCCCAGAAGACAGACCTGCCAGACCCATTTTACCACCAGCTCCACCCCAGAAGCACTACAAGATCATCTTCATCAAGGCACCCACTCCACCAACTCCCACTGCTCCTGTCATTCCTGCTCTTCCTCAACAAGATGAACAGAAGACGTTGATCTACGTGTTGGTGAAGAAACCGGAAGAAGCTCCAGAAATCACTCTGCCTACTATTGCTCCGACCCAACCGAGCAAACCAGAAGTTTACTTCATCAAGTACAAGACCCAG AAGGAAGTTACCTCTGGTggtggcggcggtggcggtggcggaATCGGCGGTGGAATCGGCGGTGGAATCGGCGGAGGAATCGGCGGAGGAATCGGCGGAGGAATCGGCGGAGGAATCGGCGGAGGAATCGGTGGAGGAATCGGCGGCGGCATCGGCGGAGGCGTCGGTGGAGGCCTTGACGGTCATGGCGGTAGCGGACCAAGCGGACCCAGTACGTCTTACGGGACTCCCGGCGCTTCAGGGCCTTACTAG